GGGAAAATCGCCTTTCTGATGGTCCGTACTATATAGAGCGATTGTGCGATCACAGCCGCCACAACTGAAATGTCGAAAATGCGAAATAGTCGGAAATTTGGCCCTTGTTGCCTCGGGAACAGGTTCAGAACACCTGATCCCGGTTCGGAGTTCTGCCGCGTGCGGGGCACTGGCATGATCTCAAACCGGAGTGCTGGAGTTTTGCTGGAGTATTGGCTTTCCCACCACTCCATCACGCCGTCCTCCATCACTCCATCGCCCCATCCCATGTCTCCATTCCTCCCATCACTCCCAGCCGCCCCGGCCACCAAAAGTAACCAACAGACACCAATAGACACCAATTCGCGTATAAAAATGAACCCCCTCACTTCCACTTCCTTCAATCGAACTGCCCGCTGCAGAAGGCCTATGCGAAAAGCGCAAATCCACCCCCGCATCACCCATCCGGCGCCACCCCCCGCCAATAACGCCTGCTAACACCTAATCACGGTTACTAACACCTGCTCACGCCAAATCACACTTCGCACATTTTGACTCCAACTGTTACTCCAGAAAGCCCAATTCCACGCAGCCTTGCCCTCCGCTTTCCAGCTCCTTTCAAAACCATGCCATAATCCTGTTATCCTCCCCGCTTCTGGCTCTCCAGGCCGTGCGCGGCCTCGGACGTGCCCCGCTCTTTGACATAACTACTCGGATTCCAATCGCTGCTCAGGCCGCCGCCGCCCCAGCGGGGGTGCGCACTTTCAGGTTGCGCCCCCCGCTCCCCCTATCAGAGCGTGTTTTGGTGCGCCGTGGAAAAGCGTAGAACTCCAGTGGGCGTCCACCTTCTGATCAGCCGCTTTGGGCGGCTCAAGACCCGCCTATGAGCTTCTTAGCTTTCGAGAAACCGCACCAACTCGGTCTTGATTTGGTCCAGCCGCCGCCGATCAGTTTCCCGTTTGTCCTGCAGGATTCGGGCGACTTCCGGGGCCAGTTTGACCTGAGACTCCGCGTATTGCTGGATTTTGAGGTCCATCATTTCTTCAAATAGCCCTACTAAAGTATTGGCAGTCATAAACAGCGTTTTGGGCTGCGCCGGCTAGCATGGCCGCGTCCATTCTCGGCTGTGCACCGCTTTCAGCCTGTTTTGCCGCAAAAGGAGCAAAAGCCAAGCCATCCACATTTTAGAATAGATTGCCGCCACCCGCCTCGGCCTCGTTGTCGATTTCCAGGGGTTTCGAGGACGAGGACGACAACGAGGACAAAGGGAGCCCTGACGATTGTCAAAACAGGGCATTGCGCAAAATTTACCTCGGGATTCTCTAAGCACGGTCACCAAAAGAACCCGGTGAAGTGTCCATTATCAGGGCAGACTGTGGGTGCCATGCGCGTTATGCTCTGGACATGGCAGACCGGTTACAGCACTCTCCGTCTTGTTCGAGTCAGTTCATACTAAACCCTGGCTAATATTATTATGGAAGGTCCACCTCCCATCCCAACAGGCCAAACGCCCCCGCCAACTCCCACGTTGGCGCCTGAAGCCAAGGCGCCCACGATGTCCTTGGGCGCGCGGTTGCTCAACGTATTCGCCATTCCGGGGGAGGTCTTCGAGGACATTAAGGGGTCGCGAAGCTCAGCGGCAAACTGGCTGGTGCCGGCGCTGATCCTGGCCCTTGTAGGGGCTGTTTCGGTGTTCGTTTTGTTTTCGCAACCCAATATTCTTCAGCAGGTGCGCGAACAGCAGAGCCAGGTCTTCGAGCAAAAGGTCAAGGCCGGCAAGATGAGCCAGGACGATGCAGATAAGGCTATGGCGATGGTCGATAAATTCAGCACGCCAACCGTAATCAAAGTGGCCGGCGCTTTCGGCGCGATCACGGTCAGTTTTCTGCGCGTGCTGTGGTGGGGTTTTGTTTTGTGGGTGTTTGGCCGGTTATTTTTCAAGGCCGCGGTCGGCTTTCCCAAGACCCTCGAGATTGCGGGGTTGTCCATGATGATTGTCGTGCTGGGAACGATCGTGGGCATGCTGCTGATGGTGAATCTCCAAACAATGGGCGCCAGCCCGAGTCTGGCCCTTGCGGTGAAAGATTTCGATGTGCATCGCAAGAGCCACCTGGCCATGGGCGCTGCCAATATATTCTCCTTTTGGCTTATCGGTGTGCTCTCCCTGGGCTTAGCCAAGGTGGCCAATGTCCCTTTTCTGCGAGCCGCCTGGCTGGTTTTTGGGTTTTGGTTAGTGCAGGAATCGCTCCTCATCGGGATTGGTTTGGGCCAAATGGCCCTGTAGCTCATGAGTTCGGTGAAACAAATTGGGTCGAGCTGTGTCTTAATCTATAAGCAAGATGGCCAAAGCAAAAAAGGGCAGGAGAATCCTTATTTTCTCAGTAATCGGGCTTGTCGTGGCGGGCCTGACCGTGGGCGCTTTTTTGCGCAAACGCGAAGCGATCATTACGATTCAAACCGAAAAGGTCGCCCGGCGCGACTTAATCGAGAAAGTCGTTGCCAATGGCAAAGTCCAACCGGTCCTCCAGGTTAAAATCAACCCGGAAGTCAGCGGCGAAATCACCGACCTGCCGGTAAAGGAGGGCCAATTCGTTCATAAAGGGGATTTGATCGTGAAGATCAGGCCCGACTATTACATCGCGCAGCTTCATCAGTGCCAGGCGGGCTACGAGGCCGCTCTGGCAGGCAAGGCCCAGGCCCAAGCCAACCTCGAGAAGGCTCAAGCCGATTACAAACGCAATAAGGATTTATTTGAGCACAAACTGATTTCCGAAGCCGACTTCGTCGGTTTTAAAGCCGCTTTCGATGTAGCCAACGCGCAGGTGGAAAGCGCCAAGGACCAGGCGGAAAGCTCGAAGGCCACCGTCGCCAGTGCGCAGGATGCCCTGGACCGGACCACCATCCTGGCGCCCCTGAGCGGGACGATTAGCAAGCTCAACTCACGATTGGGCGAGCGCGTTTTGGGCACCGTCCAAAACGTCGGCACGGAGATTATGACGATCGCCGACCTCAATGAGATGGAGGCCCAGGTGGATCTCGGAGAGGACGATGTCGTGCTGATCAAGCCGGGCCAAAAGGCGCGCCTCGAGGTGGACGCGTTCAAAGACCGCAAGTTCAATGGAATCGTGACTGAGATTGCCAACTCCTCGAACGATGCCGGCAGTGCCAGCTCCAGTACCAGCCAGGAAGCCACCAAATTCCAGGTGCGCATCCGCATCCAGGAAAAGGAGCAATTCCGCCCCGGGATGTCCGTGACGGCTGAAATCGAGACCCGCTACCGGACCAACGTGCTGACAGTTCCAATTGCCAGCGTCACAACCCGCTTGCCCAAGGAAAAGGACAAAAAAGCGAATCAAGTGGCCCTGGACCCGCCCGCGACCAACTGTCCGCCGGGGGGCACCAATACCCTCGCCAGCACCAATGCGGCATCCAACAGCGACTCTGCGGCCAAAAAATCCAAAGAAGCCCCTAAACCAATCGACGTGGTGTTCGTCCGGAATGGGGACCGCGTTAAAATGGTGCCAGTCAAGATCGGCATTTTTGATGACAATTACTGGGAGATAACGGACGGGTTGAAGGAAGGACAAGAAGTGGTCTCAGGCGGCTATCGGGCTATTGGCAGGGACCTTGAGGACGATAAACGCGTTAGAATAGGACCTCCTGCGGGGGAGAAGGACAAGGAACAGGACGTTGGCAAAGGGACGTAAAAGGCGTTTTTATGTCCCTCATCCGGCTGGAAAAAATCTCGCGCTGCTACCAGATGGGGGCTGAGACCATCCACGCATTGCGTGAGGTATCCCTGGCAATCCAACGCAGTGAGTATGTGGCCATCATGGGGCCTTCCGGCTCGGGCAAATCGACTCTGATGAATCTGATTGGCTGCCTGGACACACCCAGTTCGGGACGCTATGAACTCAACGGCGTGCAAGTCAGTGAAATGGATGACAATCATCTGGCTGAAATCCGCAATAAGGAGATTGGATTCATTTTTCAAACATTCAATCTGCTGCCGCGCTCGGACGCGTTGCGGAATGTGGAATTGCCTTTGATTTATGCCGGCGTGCCCTCGGACGAGCGGCGCCAGGTGGCGTTGGACGCTCTTAACCAGGTGGGGCTCGGCGACCGTATCCACCACAAACCCAACGAACTGTCCGGCGGCCAGCGCCAGCGCGTCGCCGTGGCCCGGGCGCTGGTCAACCGCCCTTCCATTTTGCTGGCCGACGAACCGACCGGCAACCTCGATACGAAGACCGGCATGGAAATCCTGTCGCTATTTGAAGAGCTTTCCAGCCGAGGCAACACGCTGATCATTGTCACTCATGAAGAGGACGTCGCCCGCCATGCGCGCCGAATCATCCGTATTCGCGACGGACTGATAGCCAGCGACGACACACGGGATGCGGAATGGGCGGAGGAGACGGTGAACGCCGAAGTGGCACCGCCGGGAGCCTTAAAAAGCAATGTGACCTAGGATTTGCGCTTCAGTTCGCCATGATCAAAACCAGTGAACTGGCTGTCCCGGAGGGACATCCGACAATAGCCCAACACTTCAGCGTTGGGGAGGGGATGTTGCAGTCGTTAGTCCCGGAGGGACGGCTGAACACAGGCGCCTGCGTTCTCCTTTCAGCCGTCCCTCCGGGACTCGCGGCCTCAAACCTCTCCCCACCGCTGAAGCGTTGGGCTATTGTCAATCATCCCTCCGGAATGAGAACAAATCCATGAACCTCCTGGCCGAATTCAGGGAGGGAGTGGGCATCTCCTGGAGTGCCATTCGCGGCAATAAACTGCGGTCAATTCTGACGACCCTGGGGATTGTCATCGGCATCGTTACCGTGACGCTCATGGGCAGCGCGATAACGGGATTGGACCGCGCGTTTCTTAAAAACATCTCCACCATCGGCGCCGATGTGTTGTATGTGCAGCGCTTCGGTTGGTTTGTCGATTCGCATGAAGAATGGGTGAAGATGCAAAAACGGCACCCAATCACCCTGCTGGAGGTCAACGCTCTGCGCGAGCACCTCACCATGGCGCGAGCCGTGGCTCCCGCAGCAGACACGGATGGGCCCGTGCGTTACCGAAGGCGCAACTCGAACAGCGTCCATATCATCGGCACCACCGATGATTATCTCTATACGAGCAGCGTTGGGGTAGCGGAGGGGCGTTTCATGACAGCCGGCGAGGCAACGGGTGGGCGGCCAGTGTGCATATTGGGCTGGGAAGTGGCGTTGAATCTGTTCCAGCGCGAGTCGCCCTTAGGCCACCGGGTCACGATTGGGGGGCAGACCTTTGAAGTCATTGGCGTGCTCGAAAAGCAAGGCACTTTTCTGGGCCTCTTCAGCCTCGATAACCAAGTGATCATTCCGCTGCCCCAGTTCACGGCCGCTTTCTGGCGCGATCCCGATTACCAAATCCAGGTCAAGATCAAGCAATTGGAACAACTCGATGAGGCCAAAGAGGAATTACGCGCCGCAATGCGCCGCGTCCGCCGGCTTACCCCGAGCGCCCCGGACGATTTTACCATTAACCAGCAGGACCAGTTTGTGAAAATGTTTCACCGGCTTGGGGGGACCATTGCCGCAGTAGGAATTTTCATCACCGGTCTGTCGCTATTTGTCGGCGGGATCGGCATCATGAATATCATGTTTGTCTCGGTAGCAGAGCGGACGCGTGAGATTGGAATTCGCAAAGCGATTGGAGCCAAGCGTCGGACGATTCTGATGCAATTTCTGATCGAGGCGGCCAGCATCTGCTTGCTAGGCGGAGCGATAGGATTGGGAATCGCCTGGCCGATTACGTTGCTCATTCAGCGATTCTTCCCGGCGACCATGTCCCCTGTCATTGTCGCCATCGCGCTTTCGGTCTCACTGGTAACCGGGGTTCTAGCAGGATTCTTTCCAGCCTGGCGCGCGGCGCGGATGGACCCGGTGGATGCCTTGCGCAACGAATGAGGCGCTATGGCAGGCAAACCCACAACGATACTTCTGGCCGAAATCAAAGAGAGTTTCCTGATGGCCATGAGCGCGCTGGCGGCGCACAAGCTGCGTTCCGCCCTCACTCTGGTGGGTGTGCTGGTGGGCGTCTTTTCCATTATCGTGGTGATGACGACGATGCGGGTGATGCAGAGCGACGTGGAAACGCAAATGAGCCAGCTCGGCAGCCAGACCTTCATGATTCGCAAATGGCCGGCAGTCTATTTCGGCGGGCCTGAAGGGTTCGAAAAATTCTGGCGGCGCAAGAACATCACCCTATTGCAGGGAACGCAAGTGGAAGAGCGGGCCACATTGGCCGGCAGCATCGGCTTGGAAACCACCTTTTGGGGCGGGCAGGTCGAGACACGTTTCAAAAAGACTGCGCCAAATGTTCAGCTTTTTGGAGAGACCCCCGGAAGCTTCCCGGCGCACAATTGGATTCTGGCCGAGGGGCGTTTATTGTTGGACATGGATGTGGACGGCGCGCGTGATGTCTGCGTGCTGGGCAACAGTCTGGCCAAATCCGTCTTCCCGTACTCCTCACCTCTGGGCGAGCGGCTCAAAATCAACGGCATCAACTACGCAGTGGTTGGGGTGCTTGCGCCCAAAGGCGGTTCGCTTGGGGGCGATCAGGATAACTTCGCTGTCGTGCCCATTACGACCGGGATGAGCCGGTTCGGACGCTGGAATCGCAGCCTGAGCATCCTGGTCCAGGCCCGTAATCAGGAGAGCTATGACGATACAGTCGAGCAGGTGCGCGGCGCATTGCGCGTCATCCGCAAGGTGCCTCCGGGCAAGGAAGATGATTTCGAGCTCTTCTCAAATGACTCGATGATCGCCCAATTCGATTCATTTACCCGCGCGGTGCGGGTTGGGGTGGCTGCCGTTAGCTCGATTTCTTTGCTGGCGGCCGGGATTGGCATCATGAATATC
The Verrucomicrobiia bacterium genome window above contains:
- a CDS encoding ABC transporter permease → MNLLAEFREGVGISWSAIRGNKLRSILTTLGIVIGIVTVTLMGSAITGLDRAFLKNISTIGADVLYVQRFGWFVDSHEEWVKMQKRHPITLLEVNALREHLTMARAVAPAADTDGPVRYRRRNSNSVHIIGTTDDYLYTSSVGVAEGRFMTAGEATGGRPVCILGWEVALNLFQRESPLGHRVTIGGQTFEVIGVLEKQGTFLGLFSLDNQVIIPLPQFTAAFWRDPDYQIQVKIKQLEQLDEAKEELRAAMRRVRRLTPSAPDDFTINQQDQFVKMFHRLGGTIAAVGIFITGLSLFVGGIGIMNIMFVSVAERTREIGIRKAIGAKRRTILMQFLIEAASICLLGGAIGLGIAWPITLLIQRFFPATMSPVIVAIALSVSLVTGVLAGFFPAWRAARMDPVDALRNE
- a CDS encoding YIP1 family protein, producing the protein MEGPPPIPTGQTPPPTPTLAPEAKAPTMSLGARLLNVFAIPGEVFEDIKGSRSSAANWLVPALILALVGAVSVFVLFSQPNILQQVREQQSQVFEQKVKAGKMSQDDADKAMAMVDKFSTPTVIKVAGAFGAITVSFLRVLWWGFVLWVFGRLFFKAAVGFPKTLEIAGLSMMIVVLGTIVGMLLMVNLQTMGASPSLALAVKDFDVHRKSHLAMGAANIFSFWLIGVLSLGLAKVANVPFLRAAWLVFGFWLVQESLLIGIGLGQMAL
- a CDS encoding ABC transporter ATP-binding protein, with the translated sequence MSLIRLEKISRCYQMGAETIHALREVSLAIQRSEYVAIMGPSGSGKSTLMNLIGCLDTPSSGRYELNGVQVSEMDDNHLAEIRNKEIGFIFQTFNLLPRSDALRNVELPLIYAGVPSDERRQVALDALNQVGLGDRIHHKPNELSGGQRQRVAVARALVNRPSILLADEPTGNLDTKTGMEILSLFEELSSRGNTLIIVTHEEDVARHARRIIRIRDGLIASDDTRDAEWAEETVNAEVAPPGALKSNVT
- a CDS encoding efflux RND transporter periplasmic adaptor subunit, whose amino-acid sequence is MAKAKKGRRILIFSVIGLVVAGLTVGAFLRKREAIITIQTEKVARRDLIEKVVANGKVQPVLQVKINPEVSGEITDLPVKEGQFVHKGDLIVKIRPDYYIAQLHQCQAGYEAALAGKAQAQANLEKAQADYKRNKDLFEHKLISEADFVGFKAAFDVANAQVESAKDQAESSKATVASAQDALDRTTILAPLSGTISKLNSRLGERVLGTVQNVGTEIMTIADLNEMEAQVDLGEDDVVLIKPGQKARLEVDAFKDRKFNGIVTEIANSSNDAGSASSSTSQEATKFQVRIRIQEKEQFRPGMSVTAEIETRYRTNVLTVPIASVTTRLPKEKDKKANQVALDPPATNCPPGGTNTLASTNAASNSDSAAKKSKEAPKPIDVVFVRNGDRVKMVPVKIGIFDDNYWEITDGLKEGQEVVSGGYRAIGRDLEDDKRVRIGPPAGEKDKEQDVGKGT
- a CDS encoding ABC transporter permease; translated protein: MAGKPTTILLAEIKESFLMAMSALAAHKLRSALTLVGVLVGVFSIIVVMTTMRVMQSDVETQMSQLGSQTFMIRKWPAVYFGGPEGFEKFWRRKNITLLQGTQVEERATLAGSIGLETTFWGGQVETRFKKTAPNVQLFGETPGSFPAHNWILAEGRLLLDMDVDGARDVCVLGNSLAKSVFPYSSPLGERLKINGINYAVVGVLAPKGGSLGGDQDNFAVVPITTGMSRFGRWNRSLSILVQARNQESYDDTVEQVRGALRVIRKVPPGKEDDFELFSNDSMIAQFDSFTRAVRVGVAAVSSISLLAAGIGIMNIMLVSVTERTREIGIRRAVGAKKRNILTQFIVEAIVICELGGGIGVLLGILGGNGAALYLKLTPVVPVDWVIIGLVICSVVGIVFGTYPAVKAANLDPIESLRYE